A single Pseudomonas sp. HN11 DNA region contains:
- a CDS encoding cytochrome b/b6 domain-containing protein, whose amino-acid sequence MDAVSKDSKTIHPLWLRLCHWINAVAVLLMIMSGWRIYNASPLFDFHFPKGITLGGWLGGALQWHFAAMWMLGVNGLIYLLMNLTTGRLRRRFWPLSLSTLSSDLKAALRGQLKHADPKHYNMAQKFAYIAAVIAGIVLVLSGLVLWKSVQFSYLREALGGYEAARYLHFFAMSFLTFFIVVHLTMVALVPKTLLTIVRGY is encoded by the coding sequence ATGGACGCTGTGTCGAAAGACTCGAAGACGATTCATCCTTTATGGCTACGGTTATGCCACTGGATAAATGCTGTGGCGGTTCTACTGATGATCATGAGTGGTTGGCGGATTTACAATGCGTCCCCTCTTTTTGACTTCCATTTTCCCAAAGGTATTACATTAGGAGGATGGCTTGGGGGCGCGCTCCAGTGGCACTTCGCCGCGATGTGGATGCTCGGTGTCAATGGTTTAATTTATCTGCTTATGAACCTGACGACGGGTCGACTACGTCGTCGATTTTGGCCACTTAGCTTGAGTACACTTTCGAGCGATCTCAAAGCAGCGTTGCGCGGGCAGCTAAAACATGCTGATCCTAAACACTACAACATGGCACAGAAGTTTGCGTATATAGCGGCTGTAATTGCGGGTATCGTATTAGTTCTCTCTGGCCTCGTTTTGTGGAAATCCGTACAGTTTTCCTATCTGCGCGAAGCATTGGGGGGTTATGAGGCAGCTAGGTATCTTCATTTTTTTGCGATGAGCTTCCTCACTTTTTTCATCGTGGTGCATCTGACGATGGTCGCACTTGTGCCAAAGACGTTGTTGACGATAGTGAGGGGCTACTAA
- a CDS encoding molybdopterin-dependent oxidoreductase — protein MKPKFDVAGRRQFLRQGLTLGGMMMLTGCSLDDNADAEKVLSEISRFNDRVQAWLFNSSRLAPEYTSADITRPFPFNAFYGENSIPVINGDEYRLEVRGLVRDSKAWHLSELQTMAQVAYTTRHICVEGWSAIGRWGGVRFSDFLNFIGADISAQYVGFRCADDYYTSIDMASALHPQTLLALTWDDRTLPSEYGYPIKVRIPTKLGYKNPKHVVSIEITNRFPGGYWEDQGYNWFGGS, from the coding sequence ATGAAACCGAAATTTGACGTCGCTGGACGCCGCCAATTCTTGCGCCAAGGCCTCACGCTCGGAGGGATGATGATGCTTACAGGCTGCAGCCTGGATGACAACGCTGACGCCGAGAAAGTGTTATCCGAAATCTCTCGGTTTAATGATCGAGTGCAAGCCTGGCTATTCAATAGCAGCCGCTTAGCGCCGGAGTATACAAGTGCGGATATAACACGCCCCTTTCCGTTTAATGCTTTCTACGGCGAAAACTCGATCCCCGTGATCAATGGAGATGAATATCGTCTGGAAGTACGAGGGCTTGTCAGAGATAGCAAAGCTTGGCATCTATCCGAGCTCCAAACAATGGCACAAGTCGCCTACACCACCCGACATATATGTGTCGAAGGGTGGAGCGCCATTGGCAGATGGGGTGGTGTTCGCTTTAGCGATTTTCTGAATTTTATTGGTGCCGATATCAGCGCTCAATATGTAGGTTTTCGCTGCGCAGATGACTATTACACGAGTATCGATATGGCCTCTGCTCTTCATCCACAGACACTATTGGCGCTCACGTGGGATGATCGTACGCTTCCGTCAGAATATGGCTATCCTATCAAGGTGCGTATTCCAACAAAATTAGGTTATAAAAATCCGAAACACGTTGTTTCAATCGAAATAACTAACCGTTTCCCTGGTGGCTATTGGGAAGATCAAGGCTACAACTGGTTCGGAGGAAGTTGA
- a CDS encoding pentapeptide MXKDX repeat protein: protein MKKLIVTLFTGSLLLATGGAFAADTMSKDAMSKNDTTKQNSMAHDNMSKDAMSKPEQKHDGMAKDAMSKDAMGKDGDAMSKDNMKKE, encoded by the coding sequence ATGAAAAAGCTAATCGTTACTTTGTTTACCGGTTCTTTATTGCTAGCAACTGGCGGTGCTTTTGCTGCGGATACAATGTCGAAAGATGCGATGAGCAAGAATGATACAACCAAGCAAAATTCCATGGCGCATGACAACATGAGCAAAGACGCCATGTCCAAACCCGAACAAAAACATGACGGCATGGCCAAGGACGCAATGAGCAAGGATGCGATGGGTAAAGATGGCGACGCTATGTCTAAAGACAATATGAAGAAAGAATAA
- a CDS encoding phosphoribosyltransferase yields MSKRVLSVTYEQIDQWIASIQTQLIHEEFVCIIGILRGGGPIALMASHATGAPVAFLRYDRTAREVSWDSSIPIPDTNSKVLLCEDISGVGKTLSDCREFLRQRGLKVRILTAGFDDKSIIRPDYGIDGRGYFLLFPWERQSFTEEYRRHWIKTRGGATGSMGNDHDYDTYAIDLDGILLPDICPARYEANLERALLERDDLEPFSLLPAHKCVEAIITGRPEMDRDRTLLWLRQYGYGEIELRMRDTACYDDSPGQVALHKARAALDLACTHFIESDPV; encoded by the coding sequence GTGAGTAAACGTGTTCTATCCGTGACGTACGAACAAATCGATCAATGGATCGCTTCGATCCAAACACAACTCATTCATGAAGAGTTCGTCTGCATCATCGGGATCCTACGTGGCGGTGGCCCGATTGCCCTGATGGCTTCTCATGCAACCGGAGCCCCCGTCGCTTTTCTACGATACGATCGTACGGCACGGGAGGTAAGCTGGGATTCGTCAATTCCCATCCCTGACACGAACAGCAAAGTCTTACTTTGCGAAGATATTTCCGGCGTCGGCAAAACGCTGTCTGATTGTCGCGAGTTTCTTCGGCAACGCGGCCTTAAAGTTCGAATACTCACTGCGGGCTTTGACGACAAAAGCATTATCCGTCCTGATTATGGCATCGACGGACGCGGCTACTTTCTTCTCTTTCCCTGGGAAAGACAGTCTTTCACGGAGGAATACCGCCGGCACTGGATTAAGACTCGCGGCGGCGCGACGGGCTCCATGGGGAATGACCACGACTACGATACCTACGCGATTGATCTAGACGGGATTCTACTGCCGGACATCTGTCCCGCACGTTATGAGGCAAATTTGGAGCGCGCGTTGCTCGAACGCGATGATCTAGAACCATTCAGTTTGCTCCCTGCGCATAAGTGTGTTGAAGCGATAATTACCGGCCGACCGGAGATGGATCGCGATCGCACCCTCCTGTGGCTGAGGCAATACGGATATGGCGAGATAGAATTGAGGATGCGAGATACGGCTTGCTATGACGATAGCCCCGGACAGGTTGCCCTTCACAAAGCGCGCGCAGCATTGGATTTGGCGTGTACTCACTTCATTGAGAGCGACCCTGTTTAG
- a CDS encoding DNA polymerase II, whose protein sequence is MKTLDGFILTRHWRDTPSGTVVDFWLATDHGAKLLRRTNIVSVSFAPAHYQEDVEAVVSTMQDVTVKRLDLMDFYGRPILGIYSKNFRQQATIEKNLKTRRVPVYEADIRPPERYLMERFLTASVSIYVNHPDEKVLLNCKVLPNDTYRPSLKVVSLTMEADEAGALKLISLYNPEHSTVISLQASAAAPDVDPPNLSEDFEVIQVGDHAEMIKELNRWFCANDPDAIIGWNLIQVELRVLQIYADRHNVPLKLGRDGSPIDWRENVGKEGSFFATVAGRAVIAGGEAIKTALASFMSATLDNVIEALLPGVSHPEHPHKHGSGEPQAYTIDRLMQLARYSMMSSLMVFRIFDETKLLRFMMDRASVTGLQVDNFRGSIAAFEHQYLPRMHREGFVAPNVGDVPMASYPRGHVLDSKPGLYDSVIVLDYKSLYASIIRTFLVDPVGMAAANDSNDETQIIFGINGTKFSRTRHCLPAITSSLWKRSDQAKLDNNEPLSEALKLLMNSFFGVLGSPDCRFFDPKLVSAMTLRGHDIISRSRDIIEAQGYAVIYGDTDSIFISLDEAASNDRAQEIAEHLVDVVNQWWREFTQTTLQIESELEIEFDTHYQRFFLPTLRGTNQGSKKRFAGLVLHVNGEQKIVYRGLESTRSDWTPLARQFQHDLYQRIFHDQPFEDFIRNYVKLTREGIFDHRLIYKKRIPRKLTDYVKNVPPQVLAAKLADEISQKNGQPMKYQSGGWISYVITINGPQPVEHVQSLVDYEHYIGHQLAPIADSILVPLNTNFSIIVSDQRSLF, encoded by the coding sequence ATGAAGACTCTCGACGGATTCATCTTGACAAGGCATTGGCGCGATACGCCTTCTGGCACGGTTGTAGATTTTTGGCTAGCCACCGACCATGGCGCAAAACTACTGCGTCGCACCAACATCGTGTCTGTGAGTTTTGCGCCAGCCCATTATCAGGAGGACGTCGAGGCGGTCGTCTCAACGATGCAAGACGTCACCGTCAAACGACTTGACCTGATGGATTTTTATGGCCGGCCGATTCTCGGTATCTATTCCAAAAATTTTCGTCAACAAGCAACAATTGAAAAAAATCTCAAGACTCGAAGAGTACCGGTGTATGAGGCTGACATCCGGCCCCCTGAAAGGTACCTCATGGAGCGCTTTCTGACAGCGTCAGTGTCGATATACGTTAACCACCCTGACGAAAAAGTTCTTCTGAACTGCAAAGTACTCCCCAACGATACGTATCGGCCTTCGCTTAAAGTCGTTTCATTGACCATGGAGGCCGATGAAGCTGGTGCATTGAAGCTCATCTCTTTATATAACCCCGAGCACAGTACGGTGATATCTCTGCAGGCTTCCGCCGCCGCTCCCGACGTAGACCCGCCTAACCTTTCCGAAGATTTTGAGGTGATTCAGGTTGGTGATCATGCTGAGATGATCAAGGAGCTCAATCGATGGTTTTGCGCAAATGATCCGGACGCGATCATAGGCTGGAACCTGATCCAGGTTGAATTACGCGTCCTACAGATTTACGCCGACAGGCATAATGTTCCTCTCAAGCTCGGCCGCGACGGATCGCCTATTGACTGGCGGGAAAATGTCGGCAAAGAAGGCAGTTTCTTTGCAACCGTAGCAGGCAGAGCTGTTATTGCAGGCGGCGAAGCGATCAAGACTGCTTTAGCTTCATTCATGTCCGCGACTTTGGATAATGTCATTGAAGCTCTCCTCCCCGGCGTTTCCCACCCCGAACACCCTCATAAACACGGCTCAGGTGAGCCTCAGGCATATACGATCGACCGTCTGATGCAACTCGCTCGCTACAGCATGATGAGCAGCCTAATGGTCTTCCGGATTTTTGATGAAACAAAACTGCTGCGCTTCATGATGGATCGAGCGAGCGTGACAGGCCTGCAAGTCGACAATTTCCGAGGCTCCATTGCGGCATTCGAACACCAGTATCTTCCGCGCATGCACCGTGAAGGATTCGTTGCACCCAATGTGGGTGACGTCCCCATGGCGTCTTATCCTAGAGGGCACGTCTTAGACTCCAAGCCAGGCCTCTACGATTCTGTGATCGTACTCGACTATAAAAGTCTGTACGCATCGATTATTCGCACCTTTCTTGTAGACCCTGTCGGAATGGCCGCCGCAAACGACAGCAATGACGAGACTCAGATAATTTTTGGAATAAACGGGACGAAGTTTTCAAGGACGAGGCATTGTCTTCCGGCCATCACGAGCAGCCTCTGGAAGCGAAGCGATCAAGCCAAACTCGACAACAATGAGCCACTGTCTGAGGCGCTCAAGCTACTAATGAACTCATTTTTTGGTGTGCTGGGATCGCCCGATTGCAGGTTTTTCGACCCAAAACTTGTCTCGGCCATGACGCTGAGAGGACATGACATCATTTCGCGTTCGCGCGACATCATCGAAGCTCAGGGCTATGCGGTGATTTACGGAGATACTGATTCGATTTTCATTTCGCTCGATGAGGCAGCATCGAATGATCGCGCCCAGGAAATCGCTGAGCACCTTGTTGATGTGGTCAATCAGTGGTGGAGGGAATTTACTCAGACAACGTTACAAATCGAGAGCGAACTGGAGATCGAGTTCGACACGCACTATCAAAGGTTCTTTTTGCCGACGCTTCGCGGCACCAATCAGGGAAGCAAAAAGCGCTTCGCCGGACTCGTCCTACATGTCAACGGTGAGCAAAAGATCGTCTATCGCGGACTAGAGAGCACTCGAAGCGATTGGACGCCTCTGGCCCGACAATTCCAGCACGACCTATATCAGCGAATATTTCACGACCAACCGTTCGAGGATTTCATCCGCAATTATGTGAAATTGACGAGGGAGGGCATTTTTGATCATCGTCTTATTTATAAAAAACGCATTCCACGAAAACTCACCGATTACGTGAAAAATGTGCCACCTCAAGTGCTTGCGGCGAAGCTGGCGGATGAGATAAGTCAAAAGAATGGCCAGCCAATGAAATACCAGAGCGGCGGCTGGATCAGCTATGTGATAACGATCAATGGCCCCCAACCTGTTGAGCACGTCCAATCATTGGTGGACTACGAACACTATATTGGCCATCAACTGGCACCCATCGCTGACTCGATTCTTGTTCCGCTCAACACCAATTTTTCCATCATCGTGAGCGATCAACGATCGTTATTTTAG
- the trxA gene encoding thioredoxin TrxA, with the protein MSNKKIKHVTDASFEDDVLRASGLVLVDYSADWCGPCKMIAPVLDEIADSYDGKVLIAKVDVDANREIAEKQGIRGVPTLMLFRDGKVADTKVGALSKSQLSAFIDANL; encoded by the coding sequence ATGAGCAATAAAAAAATCAAACATGTCACTGACGCAAGCTTTGAGGACGACGTATTAAGGGCTAGTGGGTTGGTTTTAGTTGATTACAGCGCAGATTGGTGTGGGCCATGCAAAATGATCGCCCCGGTTCTTGACGAAATCGCTGACAGCTACGACGGCAAAGTGCTGATCGCAAAGGTCGATGTCGATGCAAACAGAGAAATTGCAGAAAAGCAGGGGATTCGTGGCGTCCCGACTCTGATGCTATTCAGAGATGGTAAAGTTGCCGACACCAAAGTGGGGGCGCTTTCAAAGTCCCAACTGTCCGCTTTTATCGATGCTAACCTGTGA